One Nerophis ophidion isolate RoL-2023_Sa linkage group LG06, RoL_Noph_v1.0, whole genome shotgun sequence genomic region harbors:
- the LOC133555126 gene encoding CD59 glycoprotein-like produces MVNMKFSVSVFLMICFSLMGLGSAIRCYSCKDYTASCSKQRDCSYDDACLTLTERGGMTFRQCLKYSDCEYSRLGQMFPQVSSFTFKCCNSDLCNSAHSAAATSVIGVVASVVVTWWVTR; encoded by the exons ATGGTGAACATGAAGTTCTCTGTTAGCGTCTTTCTGATGATTTGCTTCTCTCTGATGGGACTTG GATCAGCAATTCGCTGTTACAGTTGTAAAGATTACACAGCGAGTTGTTCCAAACAACGAGACTGTAGCTATGACGACGCCTGTCTGACGCTCACAGAAAGAG GAGGGATGACGTTCCGCCAGTGCCTCAAGTATTCAGACTGCGAGTACAGTCGACTTGGACAGATGTTCCCACAG GTGTCCAGTTTTACTTTCAAGTGCTGCAACTCTGACTTGTGTAACTCCGCCCACTCCGCCGCAGCCACGTCTGTGATTGGTGTGGTGGCTTCTGTGGTGGTCACGTGGTGGGTGACTCGCTGA